In a single window of the Melanotaenia boesemani isolate fMelBoe1 chromosome 22, fMelBoe1.pri, whole genome shotgun sequence genome:
- the mcm3 gene encoding DNA replication licensing factor MCM3 → MATDTVDDREMREAQRDYLDFLDDEQDQGIYQSKVRDMISENKARLIVNINDLRRRNEARAAKLMNYAFEELMAFQRALKDMVGTVDGTYAKQHEEFFIGLEGSFGSKHVSPRTLTSRLLGSMVCVEGIVTKCSLVRPKVVRSVHYCPATKKTMERKYTDMTSLDAFPTSAIYPTKDEENNPLETEFGLSIYKDHQTITVQEMPEKAPAGQLPRSVDIILDNDLVDLIKPGDRVQVIGTYRCLPGKKGGFTSGTFRTIMIACHVKQMSKEVSPHFSADDVAKIRKFSCTRSINVFDQLARSLAPSIHGHEYIKKAILCMLLGGVEKVLENGSRIRGDINVLLIGDPSVAKSQLLRYVLHTAPRAIPTTGRGSSGVGLTAAVTTDQETGERRLEAGAMVLADRGVVCIDEFDKMSDMDRTAIHEVMEQGRVTIAKAGIHARLNARCSVLAAANPVYGRYDQYKTPMENIGLQDSLLSRFDLLFIMLDQMDPEQDREISDHVLRMHRYRDPREQDGTAMALGGTVDVLTTEDPDSVAEEDEELQVYEKHNNLLHGSKRKKDKIVSKEFMRKYIHIAKGVTPVLTEEAANHIAEEYSRLRSQEQLGSEIARTSPVTARTLETLIRLSTAHAKARMSKVVELEDTEVAVELVQFAYFKKVLDKGKKRSKRDQDSGSEDEDNEETTTQPSQRTQRKRGRRGSQSSEPYSPYDFSEEQEVPEIQAGTPKPAKAQREEEPMEATSQAADVELSADRLKEFKSSLFAIFQSTYAQSVMMTKLMDEINKERENRFTKPEVRAALARMQDDNQVMVSDDTIFLI, encoded by the exons ATGGCAACCGACACCGTAGATGACCGGGAAATGAGAGAAGCTCAGAGAGACTACCTGGACTTTCTGGATGATGAG CAGGACCAGGGGATCTATCAGAGCAAAGTTCGGGACATGATCAGCGAGAATAAAGCTCGGCTCATCGTCAACATCAACGACCTGAGGAGACGCAACGAGGCCCGAGCCGCAAA ACTGATGAACTATGCATTTGAGGAGCTGATGGCGTTCCAGCGGGCTCTGAAGGACATGGTGGGCACGGTGGACGGCACCTACGCTAAGCAGCACGAGGAGTTCTTCATCGGCCTGGAGGGCAGCTTCGGCTCCAAGCACGTCTCCCCGCGGACGCTGACCTCCCGTCTGCTGGGAAGCATGGTGTGCGTGGAGGGCATTGTCACCAAAT GCTCCCTTGTGCGTCCTAAAGTAGTCCGAAGTGTTCACTACTGTCCAGCCACCAAAAAGACGATGGAGAGGAAGTATACAGACATGACGTCGCTGGACGCCTTCCCTACCAGTGCCATTTACCCCACAAAG GATGAGGAGAACAACCCTCTGGAGACAGAATTTGGTCTGTCTATCTACAAAGACCACCAGACTATCACAGTTCAGGAGATGCCAGAGAAAGCTCCCGCTGGCCAGCTCCCTCGCTCGGTGGACATCATCCTGGACAACGACCTGGTGGACCTCATCAAACCGGGAGACAGAGTCCAGGTTATCGGGACGTACCGCTGCCTGCCCGGCAAGAAGGGAGGATTCACCTCCGGCACCTTCAG GACCATCATGATAGCATGTCACGTCAAACAAATGAGCAAGGAAGTATCGCCGCACTTCTCTGCCGACGACGTCGCCAAAATCAGGAAATTCAGCTGCACTCGGTCTATA AATGTGTTTGACCAGCTGGCTCGCTCCCTGGCTCCCAGCATCCACGGCCACGAGTACATCAAGAAAGCTATTCTCTGCATGCTGCTGGGGGGCGTGGAGAAGGTGCTCGAGAACGGGTCCCGCATCAGAGGCGACATCAACGTCCTGCTCATCG GCGACCCATCGGTGGCCAAATCGCAGCTGCTGCGTTATGTGCTGCACACGGCGCCCAGAGCCATCCCCACCACAGGACGAGGCTCATCTGGTGTCGGCCTGACTGCTGCTGTCACAACTGATCAGGAGACAGGTGAGCGTCGCCTGGAGGCTGGCGCCATGGTGCTGGCTGACCGCGGCGTGGTCTGCATCGACGAGTTTGACAAGATGTCCGACATGGACCGCACGGCCATCCACGAGGTGATGGAACAGGGCCGCGTCACCATCGCCAAGGCTGGCATCCACGCGCGCCTCAACGCCCGCTGCTCCGTGTTGGCTGCTGCCAACCCCGTGTACGGCAGG TACGATCAGTATAAAACCCCCATGGAAAACATCGGACTCCAGGACTCCCTGCTGTCTCGTTTcgacctcctcttcatcatgctGGATCAGATGGACCCGGAGCAGGACCGAGAGATCTCGGACCACGTGCTGAGGATGCACCGCTACCGTGATCCCCGTGAGCAGGATGGAACAG CCATGGCTCTGGGTGGGACGGTGGACGTGCTGACCACAGAAGATCCAGACTCTGTagcagaggaggatgaagagctgCAGGTCTATGAGAAACACAACAACCTGCTGCATGGAAGCAAAAGAAAGAA GGATAAGATAGTGAGCAAGGAGTTCATGAGGAAGTACATCCACATCGCCAAGGGCGTAACACCTGTGCTAACGGAGGAAGCGGCCAATCACATCGCGGAGGAGTACTCCAGGCTGAGGAGCCAGGAACAGCTGGGATCTGAAATCGCCCGG ACCTCTCCAGTGACGGCGCGAACGCTGGAGACGCTGATCCGTCTGTCCACGGCGCACGCCAAGGCCCGCATGAGCAAAGTGGTGGAGCTGGAGGACACAGAGGTCGCCGTGGAGCTGGTCCAGTTCGCCTACTTTAAGAAG GTTCTGGACAAAGGGAAGAAGCGCTCAAAAAGGGATCAGGACTCCGGCTCAGAGGATGAGGATAATGAAGAGACAACCACTCAGCCTTCACAGAGAACTCAGAGGAAGAG GGGGCGACGTGGTTCCCAAAGCAGTGAACCCTACAGCCCATATGATTTCAGTGAAGAGCAGGAGGTCCCTGAAA TTCAGGCTGGCACCCCTAAACCAGCCAAGGCCCAGCGAGAGGAGGAGCCCATGGAGGCCACGTCACAGGCTGCAGACGTCGAGCTTTCAGCTGACAG ACTAAAGGAGTTCAAGTCCTCGCTGTTCGCCATCTTCCAGTCCACGTACGCCCAGTCGGTGATGATGACGAAGCTCATGGACGAGATCAACAAAGAGCGTGAGAATCGGTTCACAAAGCCTGAAGTTCGCGCCGCTTTGGCTCGCATGCAGGACGATAACCAGGTCATGGTGTCTGATGACACCATCTTTCTCATCTGA